Proteins found in one Vallitalea guaymasensis genomic segment:
- a CDS encoding TIGR01212 family radical SAM protein (This family includes YhcC from E. coli K-12, an uncharacterized radical SAM protein.), whose product MIDTEKRLYYKYSDYLKNKYGEKIYKLPINMDLTCPNRDGCIGYNGCIFCSEVGTGFESLSNRMSVSEQLGKNMSYIEKKYNAKKFIAYFQNFTNTYMPIKEFKNAVTDSIGDKIVEIAISTRPDCINDDYLEILNELKKEYKVNITIELGLQSVNYYTLDKINRGHSLAEFIDAVLRIKKFDFDTCAHMILNLPWDNMRDIVEGAKILTVLEVNQIKLHSLYIAKNTELARLYNKNKITIISKEDYIDRVVAFLEYTNPNIAIQRLASRAPKEETIFCNWNTSWWKIKDGIENSMVENNTYQGRLCTYQNGRALTKKFSI is encoded by the coding sequence ATGATTGATACAGAAAAACGATTATACTATAAATATTCTGATTATCTTAAGAATAAATATGGTGAAAAAATATATAAGTTACCTATAAACATGGATTTGACTTGTCCTAATAGAGATGGATGTATTGGTTACAATGGCTGCATATTTTGTAGTGAAGTCGGTACCGGATTCGAGAGTTTATCCAATAGAATGTCTGTTAGTGAACAACTAGGAAAAAATATGTCTTATATAGAAAAGAAATACAATGCAAAAAAATTTATTGCTTATTTTCAGAACTTTACTAACACGTATATGCCTATAAAAGAATTTAAGAATGCTGTTACAGATTCAATCGGAGATAAAATAGTAGAAATAGCTATTTCCACTAGACCAGATTGTATTAATGATGATTATTTAGAGATTCTTAATGAACTTAAAAAGGAATATAAAGTCAATATAACAATTGAACTGGGTCTACAGAGTGTTAACTACTATACTCTAGATAAAATAAATAGAGGTCACTCATTAGCAGAATTCATCGATGCTGTCCTTAGAATAAAGAAATTTGATTTTGATACATGTGCACATATGATCTTAAACTTACCGTGGGATAATATGAGAGATATAGTGGAAGGTGCTAAGATATTGACAGTACTTGAAGTTAACCAAATCAAGCTTCATTCGCTTTATATAGCAAAGAATACAGAATTGGCTAGACTATATAATAAAAATAAGATAACTATTATTTCTAAAGAAGATTATATAGACAGGGTAGTTGCATTCTTAGAATATACGAACCCCAATATTGCTATTCAGCGATTAGCCAGTAGAGCTCCAAAAGAAGAAACTATATTTTGTAATTGGAATACAAGCTGGTGGAAAATAAAAGATGGTATTGAGAATAGTATGGTTGAAAATAATACTTACCAAGGCAGATTGTGTACTTATCAAAATGGAAGAGCATTAACTAAAAAATTCAGTATATAA
- a CDS encoding HlyD family efflux transporter periplasmic adaptor subunit: MEQNRRNSAQQNRSTNRRPKRKAPKSKGLGIGTFIYFFIFLYLIYNIISFLISNDVNYVSAEKGSIYNDELFEGIILRNETVVKSTSDGMASYYVPEGDKINIDSIVCMIDSNGNYTAEIKKDLNYINDKLAYANNCNSHEDIKKNLYTYTMNYDNDTFGNIYEFKNNMKDTVSNITQSLYIHDQLDLDTIRSKELLESQINNNISIIKAMKSGVISYRIDGYENFSIDNLDIQSLFDFKSEEEIYTYKQETIKKDSPLFKIIDNDKWYVVCEMKDDLTDFIQGKDNISINIIEKDVTIKTKVYDIVQKNKKEYLILEIDRYFDLIKNRKIKFQVVYEQYDGIKIPKTAVAEKEFIRIPKSCIAKKGNNEGVLKKTYGENFVGGESVEFIKIGFKHIEEESYYVPISEEGLQLNDILVDSTNNNYTISEKKSLKGVYIINKGYTNFKLIDEIYSADSYIIVETNTPYGIRIYDRVIADASNAKEDVILY; the protein is encoded by the coding sequence TTGGAGCAAAACAGAAGAAATAGTGCACAACAAAATAGATCGACAAATAGACGACCTAAACGAAAAGCACCTAAAAGTAAAGGATTAGGGATTGGAACATTCATTTATTTCTTTATATTCTTGTATTTGATATATAATATTATTTCTTTCTTAATCAGTAATGATGTCAATTATGTTTCTGCTGAAAAAGGCAGTATTTACAATGATGAATTATTTGAAGGAATAATACTAAGAAATGAGACTGTTGTCAAAAGTACTTCTGATGGAATGGCTAGTTATTATGTACCAGAGGGAGACAAGATAAATATAGATAGTATAGTATGTATGATAGATTCAAACGGAAATTATACTGCTGAAATTAAAAAAGACCTTAATTACATAAATGACAAATTAGCTTATGCAAACAATTGTAATTCACATGAAGATATTAAAAAGAATTTGTATACATATACAATGAATTATGATAATGATACCTTTGGAAACATTTATGAGTTCAAAAACAACATGAAGGATACAGTTTCCAATATAACTCAATCATTATATATACATGATCAATTAGATCTGGATACAATACGTAGTAAAGAATTGTTGGAATCACAGATCAACAATAATATCAGTATAATAAAGGCAATGAAAAGTGGAGTAATATCATATAGAATTGATGGATACGAAAACTTTAGCATAGATAATCTTGATATCCAATCTTTGTTTGATTTCAAAAGCGAAGAAGAAATATATACATACAAACAAGAAACCATAAAAAAAGACTCACCTCTATTTAAAATCATAGATAATGATAAATGGTATGTTGTATGTGAAATGAAAGATGATTTAACTGATTTTATTCAAGGGAAGGATAATATATCTATCAATATAATTGAAAAAGATGTAACAATCAAAACTAAAGTCTATGACATAGTTCAAAAAAACAAGAAAGAATATCTTATTTTAGAGATAGACAGATATTTTGACCTTATTAAAAATAGAAAGATCAAGTTCCAAGTTGTATATGAACAGTATGATGGAATTAAAATTCCAAAGACAGCAGTAGCTGAAAAAGAATTTATAAGAATACCCAAATCATGTATTGCTAAAAAAGGTAATAATGAAGGTGTATTGAAGAAAACATATGGTGAAAATTTTGTCGGCGGAGAAAGTGTTGAATTCATTAAAATAGGTTTTAAACATATTGAAGAAGAGAGTTACTATGTACCTATCAGTGAAGAAGGGTTACAGTTAAATGATATTTTAGTTGATTCCACAAACAATAACTATACAATTTCAGAAAAGAAGTCTTTAAAAGGAGTATATATAATTAATAAAGGATATACGAATTTCAAATTGATTGATGAGATATATTCTGCTGACAGCTATATTATCGTTGAAACCAACACACCATATGGAATAAGAATATATGACAGGGTTATAGCTGATGCAAGTAATGCAAAAGAGGATGTAATTTTATATTGA
- a CDS encoding YggS family pyridoxal phosphate-dependent enzyme, which yields MENIKDNIKIVLDNIEIAAKKAGRSKEDITLIAVSKTKPVECIEEALKNGLVNMGENKVQEIRHKYDVLGNNVKWHMIGHLQTNKVKYIIDKVSLIHSVDSLKLAEKINAEAVKSDKIMDILIQLNVAHEETKFGLMTKEVTDFIIAVSKLSNIRIKGLMTIAPYVINSEDNRHIFREIKQLAVDIKRKNIDNVSMDILSMGMTNDYMVAIEEGSTMVRVGTGIFGKRDYNKR from the coding sequence ATGGAAAACATTAAAGACAATATTAAGATTGTTCTTGATAATATTGAAATAGCAGCTAAAAAAGCAGGTAGAAGCAAAGAAGACATAACTTTAATAGCGGTCTCAAAAACTAAGCCTGTGGAATGTATTGAAGAAGCATTAAAAAATGGTTTGGTCAATATGGGGGAAAACAAGGTACAAGAAATAAGACATAAATATGATGTATTAGGTAACAATGTCAAGTGGCATATGATTGGACATTTGCAGACTAATAAAGTTAAATATATCATTGATAAAGTAAGTTTAATCCATTCTGTAGATTCATTGAAATTGGCTGAGAAGATTAATGCTGAAGCAGTAAAATCAGATAAAATAATGGATATTCTCATTCAACTCAATGTTGCACACGAAGAAACCAAATTTGGCTTAATGACAAAGGAAGTGACTGATTTTATAATAGCTGTCAGCAAGTTGTCTAACATTAGAATTAAGGGTTTGATGACAATAGCACCTTATGTAATTAATAGTGAGGATAATAGACATATTTTTAGAGAAATAAAGCAATTAGCTGTTGACATAAAAAGGAAAAACATTGATAATGTTAGTATGGACATCTTGTCAATGGGGATGACAAACGATTATATGGTAGCCATTGAGGAAGGTTCAACTATGGTTAGGGTAGGGACAGGCATATTCGGCAAAAGAGATTATAATAAGAGGTGA
- a CDS encoding cell division protein SepF, producing the protein MAKFIDKMMDMMKLNDYDDYDEDYEYDEEQNQEPATSSNVSDLKNIKSYSKKKSNATNIVNFQANVQMEVVVIQPETYDEAQDICDHIKSKKPVIINLDKMDRNIAQRIMDFISGSCYTLNGNLQRVTNNIFLIAPENVDIAGDLGEELKSNGIILPWKSEQ; encoded by the coding sequence ATGGCAAAATTTATTGATAAGATGATGGATATGATGAAATTAAATGATTATGATGATTATGACGAAGATTATGAGTATGATGAAGAACAAAACCAAGAACCAGCTACATCATCTAATGTTTCGGATCTTAAAAATATTAAAAGTTATTCAAAAAAGAAAAGCAATGCTACTAATATAGTAAATTTTCAAGCAAACGTTCAAATGGAAGTAGTAGTTATCCAACCAGAAACATATGATGAGGCACAAGACATTTGTGATCATATTAAATCTAAAAAACCGGTAATTATTAACTTGGATAAGATGGATAGAAATATAGCACAGAGGATAATGGATTTTATTAGTGGATCTTGTTATACCTTAAATGGTAACTTACAGAGAGTTACTAATAATATATTTTTGATTGCACCTGAAAATGTTGATATTGCTGGTGATTTAGGAGAAGAACTAAAGTCTAATGGGATTATTTTACCTTGGAAAAGTGAACAATAA
- a CDS encoding YggT family protein has translation MYYALRTIELFLYALEILILVRVLLSWVPRAYNNPFAKFILQITEPILAPIRKLIDKSIFGGKGNVLDFSPLIAFLLLRILQSLVNNLMK, from the coding sequence ATGTATTACGCATTAAGAACTATAGAATTATTTTTGTATGCCTTAGAAATATTGATTTTAGTAAGAGTACTATTATCATGGGTTCCAAGAGCATATAATAATCCCTTTGCAAAATTTATATTACAGATAACCGAACCAATATTGGCGCCAATAAGAAAACTAATAGATAAATCAATCTTCGGTGGAAAAGGAAATGTATTGGATTTTTCTCCATTGATTGCGTTTTTATTACTTAGAATCTTACAATCTCTAGTAAATAACTTAATGAAGTAG
- a CDS encoding YlmH family RNA-binding protein translates to MLDKNEDILIVNKIIDKGKLASLRQISMFTDFLNIHEQSLFISNKNQLSNINHIFYGGYEYSERKIIAFYPDYIDFDNIDYPIEVLKISPRNKKFSNNLTHRDFLGTILNLGITRTKIGDIIVKDNYAIVFVIKPVSDFIISNLEKVKQTVVDIKIIHDLPQEILTPSFQPIKGTVSSIRLDSVVSLAFPLSRGKAITLIKNKNVYVNSKLTLSPSCKLSQGDIVSVRGMGKFQFHDIGSRTKKDRIYIELKRYT, encoded by the coding sequence ATGTTAGATAAAAATGAAGATATTTTGATTGTCAATAAGATTATTGATAAAGGTAAACTTGCATCATTAAGGCAAATTAGTATGTTTACAGATTTTTTGAACATTCATGAACAAAGCTTATTTATTTCTAATAAAAATCAATTATCAAATATTAATCATATATTTTATGGTGGTTACGAATATAGCGAAAGAAAAATTATAGCATTTTATCCAGATTATATTGACTTTGATAACATAGATTATCCTATAGAGGTCTTGAAAATTTCTCCTAGGAATAAGAAGTTTTCTAATAATTTGACTCATCGTGATTTTTTAGGCACTATTTTGAATCTTGGTATTACACGAACTAAAATCGGAGATATTATAGTAAAAGATAATTACGCAATTGTGTTTGTTATAAAACCTGTATCTGATTTTATAATATCTAATCTTGAAAAAGTAAAACAAACAGTAGTTGATATTAAAATAATACATGATTTACCACAAGAAATATTAACTCCAAGTTTTCAGCCTATAAAAGGAACAGTTTCGTCTATTAGATTAGATTCTGTTGTTTCTCTAGCATTCCCTTTATCACGAGGAAAAGCTATTACGTTGATTAAGAATAAAAACGTATATGTAAATAGTAAATTGACCTTGTCTCCTTCGTGTAAATTATCTCAGGGAGACATAGTATCAGTAAGAGGGATGGGGAAATTCCAATTTCATGATATAGGTAGCAGAACTAAAAAAGATAGAATTTATATTGAATTAAAACGATATACTTAG
- a CDS encoding DivIVA domain-containing protein: protein MLTPLDIEGKSFKKSLFGYSQSEVKNAITEILTDYEKMYKENIELKDKVNLLNEGIKYYKTIEDTLQNTLLLAEKTAEETKSNAHKRAEIIEKEAEVKAQTIVEDARNEVYRISQKKEELVQQYDASKIQIRQFLKAQLELTNSNTLENKPIDIDDILAQTSIEEAAATKIGDISVKQIDNE, encoded by the coding sequence ATGTTAACACCTTTAGACATTGAGGGAAAAAGTTTTAAAAAATCATTATTTGGCTATTCTCAATCTGAAGTAAAAAACGCAATAACAGAAATTTTAACAGATTATGAAAAAATGTATAAAGAAAACATTGAGTTAAAGGATAAAGTTAACTTATTAAATGAAGGTATAAAATATTATAAAACAATTGAAGATACACTTCAAAATACTTTGTTATTAGCAGAGAAAACTGCTGAAGAAACCAAATCAAACGCACATAAAAGAGCAGAGATAATTGAAAAAGAAGCTGAAGTCAAAGCTCAAACAATAGTGGAAGATGCTAGAAATGAAGTGTATAGAATCAGTCAAAAGAAAGAGGAACTTGTTCAACAATATGATGCGTCTAAGATACAAATTAGACAATTTCTAAAAGCTCAACTTGAATTGACTAATAGTAATACTTTAGAAAATAAACCAATCGATATAGATGATATTCTTGCTCAGACTTCAATTGAAGAAGCTGCAGCAACTAAAATAGGTGACATATCAGTAAAACAGATTGATAATGAATAA
- the aroB gene encoding 3-dehydroquinate synthase, producing MKRIEVNTKTNNYNIIISNNFDSLQEHLSKVGMDNKKVCIITDDNVSKLYLDNLCNIISKITDELSYLVIPHGEANKNLDTINTIYKKMIEEKLDRESYLIALGGGVTGDMVGYASATYMRGNKFIQIPTTLLSQVDSSIGGKTGVDFDGYKNIIGAFHQPELVYINTSTLMTLPKKEISAGMGEVIKHGLIASKEYFNYIRANSSKIMNLDNEIMEQLIYESCVIKSKVVSMDEKEKGVRATLNFGHTIGHAVERLFDFNLLHGECVGLGMVSAAYLSYLLKQIDSSELDDIKACIQSFDLPIKIDKLNELDIYNELYHDKKTKNNELNFILLNGVGSCEIRDDLDKEDIMKAIKYIL from the coding sequence ATGAAACGAATTGAAGTGAATACAAAAACAAATAACTACAATATTATTATTAGTAATAATTTTGATTCTTTACAAGAACACCTATCAAAAGTAGGTATGGACAATAAGAAAGTATGCATAATAACAGATGATAATGTTAGTAAATTATATTTAGATAATTTATGTAATATAATATCTAAAATTACTGATGAGCTATCTTATTTAGTAATCCCTCATGGTGAAGCTAATAAGAATCTTGATACAATCAACACAATTTATAAGAAGATGATAGAAGAAAAACTGGATAGAGAATCTTACTTAATTGCGCTTGGTGGCGGTGTTACAGGAGATATGGTAGGTTATGCTTCAGCAACGTATATGAGAGGAAATAAATTTATTCAGATACCAACTACTCTACTTTCTCAAGTTGATAGTAGTATAGGTGGCAAGACAGGAGTAGATTTTGATGGCTACAAGAATATTATTGGAGCTTTCCATCAACCTGAGTTAGTATATATAAATACAAGTACATTGATGACATTGCCTAAAAAAGAAATCAGTGCTGGTATGGGTGAAGTAATTAAACATGGACTTATTGCCAGTAAAGAATATTTTAATTATATTAGAGCCAATAGTTCAAAAATAATGAATTTGGATAATGAAATTATGGAACAACTTATATATGAATCTTGTGTTATAAAAAGTAAAGTTGTTTCAATGGATGAAAAAGAAAAAGGGGTTAGAGCTACCCTTAATTTTGGACATACAATAGGTCATGCTGTTGAAAGACTATTTGATTTCAATCTATTACATGGGGAATGTGTAGGTCTAGGTATGGTATCAGCTGCATACCTATCTTATCTATTGAAGCAGATTGATTCTAGTGAACTAGACGATATAAAAGCTTGTATCCAGAGTTTTGATTTACCAATTAAAATCGATAAACTTAATGAACTAGACATTTATAATGAACTATATCATGACAAAAAAACAAAAAACAATGAACTGAACTTTATACTATTAAATGGAGTTGGCTCATGTGAAATAAGGGATGACTTGGATAAAGAAGACATAATGAAAGCAATAAAATATATTTTATAA
- the lspA gene encoding signal peptidase II → MIVMLISVILLISLDQFTKYLTVLNIPERTYIPILNDVFGLTYVKNNGAAFGMLQEQIWLFIIFTTIILIGIFYFYAKIPKEKRYYPIRFTMILFIAGAIGNFVDRIRLRYVVDMLYFKLIDFPVFNMADCYVVVGAILLIALMIFKYKDEDFAFMKRSTK, encoded by the coding sequence ATGATAGTAATGTTGATAAGTGTTATATTACTTATAAGTTTAGACCAATTCACAAAATATTTAACAGTATTGAATATTCCTGAAAGAACATATATCCCAATACTTAATGATGTCTTTGGCTTGACTTATGTTAAAAACAATGGGGCAGCATTTGGTATGTTACAAGAACAAATATGGTTATTTATTATATTTACTACGATAATTTTAATTGGGATTTTTTATTTTTATGCTAAAATACCAAAAGAGAAAAGATACTATCCTATTAGATTCACAATGATTCTATTTATAGCTGGAGCTATTGGGAATTTTGTAGATAGAATTAGATTAAGATATGTTGTCGACATGTTATACTTTAAACTAATAGATTTTCCAGTATTTAATATGGCTGATTGCTATGTGGTTGTTGGGGCTATTCTATTGATAGCATTGATGATTTTTAAATATAAGGACGAAGATTTTGCTTTTATGAAGAGGAGTACTAAATAA
- a CDS encoding RluA family pseudouridine synthase has protein sequence MDSYTFLIEAEDAGMRIDKFISDRLPDYSRSFIQKLIKENNLTVNNSEIKSNYKLKARDEINIVIPEPKELDIVAEDIPLDIVYEDKDVILVNKPQGMVVHPAPGHYTGTLVNAIMYHCKDDLSGINGVMRPGIVHRIDKDTSGVLIICKNDKAHESIAKQLKDHTITRKYNAIVYNNLKEDEGKINAPIGRHPVNRKQMAVNPINGKEAITHYRVLERINQYTYVELQLETGRTHQIRVHMTSINHPLLGDPVYGPKSDRFKLKGQALHARVLGFVHPTTNEYMEFEAPLPNYFTGLLKKLRNM, from the coding sequence ATGGACAGTTATACATTTTTGATTGAGGCAGAAGATGCAGGAATGAGAATAGATAAATTCATCTCAGATAGATTGCCTGATTATTCTAGGTCATTTATACAGAAGTTGATAAAAGAAAATAATCTTACTGTAAATAATAGTGAAATAAAATCTAATTATAAATTAAAAGCTAGGGATGAAATAAATATTGTTATACCTGAGCCGAAAGAACTTGATATAGTAGCAGAGGATATACCATTGGATATTGTATATGAAGATAAAGATGTAATACTGGTCAATAAACCTCAAGGTATGGTGGTTCATCCTGCACCAGGGCATTATACAGGAACATTGGTTAATGCCATCATGTATCATTGTAAAGATGATTTGTCAGGAATCAATGGAGTAATGAGACCTGGTATAGTTCATCGTATTGATAAAGATACATCAGGAGTTTTGATAATATGTAAGAACGATAAGGCTCACGAGAGTATAGCTAAACAGTTGAAGGATCATACAATAACAAGAAAATATAATGCAATAGTTTATAATAATCTAAAAGAAGATGAAGGTAAAATTAATGCTCCTATTGGTCGCCATCCAGTCAATCGTAAGCAAATGGCAGTTAATCCTATCAATGGTAAAGAAGCAATTACACATTATAGAGTTCTAGAAAGGATTAATCAATATACTTACGTTGAATTGCAGCTTGAAACAGGTAGAACACATCAGATTAGAGTTCATATGACAAGTATCAATCATCCATTGTTGGGTGATCCTGTTTACGGGCCTAAAAGTGATAGATTCAAGTTGAAAGGACAGGCTTTACATGCAAGAGTGTTAGGATTTGTACATCCTACTACTAATGAGTATATGGAGTTTGAAGCACCTTTGCCTAATTATTTTACTGGTTTATTAAAGAAATTAAGAAATATGTAA
- a CDS encoding pentapeptide repeat-containing protein, with protein sequence MKIASNTRYEDIDFNDSNFEFLDIQKSSFTNCTFRNAKLDESIIKSCDFIKCDFKSSRLNVSDIKNSAFLNCKFGFADLFGAKFTDCKMVGSTFDESNLLGVVIVRGDFSYTNLKFHDFKGLDFSEVNLTRADLTGCNLEKVIFNGAKLSYTNLHKAKLSGCDFREAIIEGINLSELDLHNVKLDIAGCILLATSFGAKVE encoded by the coding sequence ATGAAGATAGCTAGTAACACAAGATATGAAGATATTGATTTCAACGATAGTAATTTTGAGTTTTTGGATATACAAAAATCTTCTTTTACTAACTGCACTTTTAGAAATGCTAAATTGGATGAATCAATTATTAAGAGTTGTGATTTTATAAAGTGTGATTTTAAATCTTCTAGATTAAATGTATCTGATATTAAAAATTCAGCATTTCTAAATTGTAAATTTGGTTTTGCTGATTTATTTGGCGCAAAATTCACAGATTGTAAAATGGTAGGTTCAACATTTGATGAATCCAATTTATTAGGGGTAGTTATAGTGAGAGGTGATTTTTCGTATACCAATCTGAAGTTCCATGATTTCAAGGGGTTGGATTTTAGTGAGGTTAATTTAACTAGAGCAGACCTTACTGGATGTAATTTGGAAAAAGTAATATTTAATGGAGCAAAATTAAGTTATACTAATTTACATAAAGCCAAGTTGAGTGGTTGTGATTTCAGAGAAGCAATTATTGAAGGAATAAATTTATCGGAGTTAGATTTACATAATGTTAAGTTGGATATAGCGGGGTGTATTTTGTTGGCTACATCGTTTGGGGCTAAAGTAGAGTGA
- a CDS encoding tyrosine-type recombinase/integrase encodes MNLEPNIIDMTMIIEKYLNHLKINRLSNATIKNYKVTLNQFMNFIIESRGTQYIEEDNVKNIIDSFLEELDRDEYNYKTRSINAKRNTLTGLFKFANEEELIHISVTHKLKSLKVDATREKPVLSKDEINKILKYLENEVSIETRKEYDILEDKYNNIYYKIRNRFLFNLFLYTGLRISETAKVMWDDINLESKLLTVTGKGNKTRWIPLNSKLMFEYFKYKTAIERLEKAVIRENVKLNRLIYKSVYLFPSLYKIDDDMPMSTRRITIIIKDLLDKAEINTKRNDSKKITPHSFRHTFATYLLDSGVPVRIVSDILGHSRTSTTFDNYIQIINKNRMFDEIEKLEY; translated from the coding sequence ATGAATTTAGAACCCAATATTATTGATATGACAATGATAATAGAAAAATATTTAAACCATCTAAAAATAAATAGATTGTCTAATGCAACTATAAAGAATTATAAGGTTACTCTTAACCAATTTATGAATTTCATAATAGAGAGTAGAGGTACACAATATATTGAAGAAGATAATGTCAAAAATATTATTGATAGTTTTTTAGAAGAATTGGATAGGGATGAGTATAATTATAAAACAAGAAGTATTAATGCCAAAAGAAATACATTAACTGGTTTATTCAAATTTGCTAATGAGGAAGAATTGATACATATCAGTGTGACTCATAAGTTGAAGTCACTTAAGGTAGATGCAACTAGAGAGAAACCCGTACTTAGTAAAGATGAAATCAATAAGATATTAAAATATCTAGAGAATGAAGTTAGTATTGAGACTAGGAAAGAGTATGACATTCTAGAAGACAAATATAATAATATATATTATAAGATAAGGAATAGATTTTTGTTCAATCTGTTTTTATATACTGGTCTAAGGATTTCTGAAACTGCGAAAGTCATGTGGGATGATATTAATCTTGAAAGTAAACTATTGACTGTTACAGGTAAAGGAAATAAAACAAGGTGGATTCCTTTAAACAGTAAATTAATGTTTGAGTATTTTAAGTACAAAACAGCCATAGAACGCTTGGAAAAAGCAGTAATCAGAGAAAATGTTAAGTTGAATAGATTAATTTATAAAAGTGTATATCTGTTTCCATCGTTATATAAAATTGATGATGATATGCCTATGTCCACTAGAAGGATTACCATAATTATAAAAGATCTATTGGATAAAGCAGAGATTAATACAAAAAGGAACGATAGTAAAAAGATAACACCTCATAGTTTCAGACACACTTTTGCGACTTATCTATTAGATAGTGGTGTACCAGTAAGAATTGTAAGTGATATTCTAGGTCACAGCCGAACAAGTACTACTTTTGATAATTATATCCAAATTATCAATAAAAACAGAATGTTTGATGAGATAGAAAAATTAGAATATTAA
- a CDS encoding Crp/Fnr family transcriptional regulator — protein sequence MENIITQLAGCELFNGFTLQEIEDLLQDINYNIKEYGKDEIIALEGEEAKDVGIVLSGTLTINKLYQDGKQMNVKQMLSGNLLGFALVFSDSTCYPSTLIAGVDTTIIFISHQDIIALCYANKLLLSNFLKIISNQLVFLSDKIKMINYSTIRKKVVNYLLREYDNQKSLLIRVSISRKEMAETLGVTRPALSNEMINMKKDGLIKYDNNIIEILDLNRLKDEI from the coding sequence ATGGAAAATATTATAACGCAATTAGCTGGCTGTGAGTTATTTAATGGATTTACCCTACAGGAGATAGAAGATTTATTACAAGATATCAATTATAATATTAAAGAATATGGTAAAGATGAAATTATTGCTTTAGAAGGTGAAGAAGCTAAAGATGTAGGGATTGTTTTGTCTGGTACTTTAACAATCAATAAGTTATATCAAGACGGAAAACAAATGAATGTAAAACAAATGTTATCGGGTAATCTTCTTGGATTTGCACTGGTTTTTTCTGATTCAACATGTTATCCAAGTACCCTTATTGCTGGCGTGGATACTACAATAATCTTTATATCTCATCAAGATATTATTGCCTTATGTTATGCTAATAAATTATTACTTAGTAATTTTCTGAAGATAATTTCCAATCAATTAGTTTTTCTTAGTGATAAGATAAAAATGATTAACTACAGTACTATAAGAAAAAAGGTTGTTAATTATTTGTTAAGAGAATATGATAATCAAAAAAGTCTATTAATTAGAGTATCTATTTCTAGGAAAGAAATGGCAGAGACACTAGGGGTAACTAGACCTGCTTTATCCAATGAAATGATTAATATGAAAAAAGATGGCTTGATAAAATATGATAACAATATAATAGAAATACTTGATCTTAATAGATTAAAAGATGAAATATAG